The proteins below are encoded in one region of Xenopus laevis strain J_2021 chromosome 8L, Xenopus_laevis_v10.1, whole genome shotgun sequence:
- the LOC108699071 gene encoding extracellular calcium-sensing receptor, translating to MVYTIMEINASDDLLPNITLGFKHYDSSYNEFRSLMGAEWILSGKENTMLNFNCNKDIMPLAIIGDLPSKASLPVARILGLYRYPQVSYRSVHPLLSDKIQFPSFLRTSHNADYEVFALSQLLKHFNWTWVGIISSDTDLGRSGAQLVTQEIENNGGCIAFNEILPIVNFMKSIFHILDVIQKSRATVIIAFCTIESFIPLIEEASLHNISNKVWLVTTTWSISSDFPRKEFLSPLNGSLGIATQHGEIPGFKEFLYSIHPSISLDDRLAKAFWENAFNCNWPENDTYNNSALAQIREDVVWCTGKERVDSIDPNMFDVYNFRVTHKVYTAVLTVAHALHQMKICVPGKGPFKDGSCADIYNHRPWQLLHYIRNIKFSNTAGDEIYFDANGDVPLYLDILSWQMFPNGSNQYVYIGSFDARAPKGQELKIQENKILWNSEHNQIPVSVCSHPCPNGHRRATIQGQKICCFDCLPCSEGEILNPNDDSECLKCPEDEWPDVMKEKCLPKTIQFLSYDETLGSALACISVLFCLLTFSVFCLFIVKRKTPIVKANNRELSYLLLISLMFGFLCSLPFIGRPNLKTCMIRQVLFAVIFSFCISVILAKTVTVILIFSATNPDSKLKTLVGLRIPVYIVPVCTMVQLILCVVWLTRAAPFAEFNMAAEIGKIVIECNEGSRVLFSCVLGYMGLLAAISLLVAFLARKLPDTFNETKFITFSMLVFASVWLTFIPAYLSTKGKQMVAVEIFAILSSSAGLLVCIFFPKCYIILLHPEMNTKQYISGRTARNQRT from the exons ATGGTGTACACTATAATGGAGATTAATGCATCTGATGATCTTCTCCCCAATATAACACTGGGCTTCAAACACTATGATTCTAGTTACAATGAATTTCGATCATTAATGGGAGCTGAATGGATTTtgtcaggaaaggaaaatacGATGCTCAATTTTAACTGCAACAAAGATATCATGCCTTTGGCTATTATTGGTGATTTGCCCTCTAAGGCCTCATTACCCGTAGCCAGGATCTTGGGATTGTACAGATACCCACAG GTCAGCTATCGTTCTGTTCACCCATTACTGAGTGATAAAATACAGTTCCCTTCCTTCCTCAGAACGAGCCATAATGCTGATTATGAGGTTTTTGCACTTTCTCAATTGTTAAAGCACTTTAACTGGACCTGGGTGGGTATCATATCCTCAGACACTGACCTGGGAAGATCAGGGGCTCAGCTGGTAACTCAAGAGATTGAGAATAATGGTGGATGTATTGCATTTAATGAGATACTTCCTATAGTCAACTTCATGAAGTCCATTTTTCATATTCTTGATGTCATCCAGAAATCCAGAGCAACAGTGATCATTGCATTTTGCACTATAGAAAGCTTCATCCCATTAATTGAGGAGGCATCACTTCATAATATTAGTAACAAAGTGTGGCTGGTCACTACCACTTGGTCCATATCATCTGACTTCCCTAGAAAAGAATTTCTATCTCCCTTAAATGGAAGTCTTGGGATAGCAACTCAACATGGGGAAATTCCAGGATTTAAGGAGTTTCTTTACAGCATTCATCCTTCCATTTCTTTGGATGATCGCTTGGCAAAAGCATTTTGGGAGAATGCTTTTAACTGCAATTGGCCAGAAAATGATACCTATAATAATTCAGCACTGGCGCAGATTAGAGAAGATGTTGTTTGGTGCACAGGAAAGGAGAGAGTGGACAGTATTGATCCCaatatgtttgatgtatacaacTTTAGAGTTACCCACAAAGTCTATACTGCAGTCCTCACAGTAGCACATGCTTTGCACCAGATGAAGATCTGTGTTCCAGGGAAAGGACCATTCAAGGATGGATCATGTGCTGATATTTATAATCATCGACCTTGGCAG CTGCTTCATTACATAAGAAACATTAAGTTCAGCAACACGGCAGGAgatgaaatatattttgatgcAAATGGGGATGTTCCTCTCTATCTGGACATCTTGAGTTGGCAGATGTTCCCTAATGGAAGCAATCAGTATGTCTATATTGGCAGCTTTGATGCACGAGCTCCAAAAGGCCAAGAACTCAAAATACAGGAAAACAAGATTTTATGGAATTCCGAACACAACCAA ATCCCTGTCTCAGTCTGCAGTCACCCTTGTCCAAATGGCCACAGAAGAGCCACCATTCAAGGCCAAAAGATCTGCTGCTTTGATTGTCTCCCATGTTCTGAAGGAGAGATTCTCAACCCAAATG ATGACAGTGAATGCCTAAAGTGCCCAGAAGACGAATGGCCTGACGTCATGAAAGAAAAATGCCTTCCAAAAACAATTCAGTTCCTTTCTTATGATGAGACGTTGGGTTCCGCTCTTGCCTGTATTTCAGTCTTGTTTTGTCTGCTTACGTTTTCTGTCTTCTGCCTGTTCATAGTTAAACGGAAGACTCCCATAGTAAAAGCAAATAACAGAGAGCTCAGTTACCTACTTCTCATCTCCCTCATGTTTGGCTTCCTGTGTTCCTTGCCATTCATTGGTAGACCCAACCTGAAGACGTGCATGATACGCCAGGTCCTGtttgctgttattttttcattttgcatttcagTCATCCTAGCAAAGACTGTCACTGTCATACTGATATTTAGTGCCACAAACCCAGACAGTAAGTTGAAAACATTGGTGGGACTGAGAATACCTGTTTATATTGTCCCTGTGTGCACAATGGTTCAGTTAATTCTATGCGTTGTTTGGTTGACCAGGGCAGCTCCATTTGCAGAATTCAATATGGCGGCAGAAATAGGGAAAATAGTGATTGAGTGCAATGAAGGCTCTAGGGTGTTATTTTCATGTGTGCTGGGGTATATGGGTTTGTTAGCAGCTATTAGTCTATTAGTTGCCTTTTTGGCGAGGAAGCTCCCTGACACATTTAATGAGACCAAGTTCATTACATTCAGTATGTTGGTATTTGCCAGTGTTTGGCTGACATTTATACCCGCTTACCTCAGTACCAAGGGGAAACAGATGGTGGCAGTAGAAATCTTTGCTATACTatcctcaagtgctggacttcttgtttgtatttttttcccaaaatgttatataatattattgcACCCAGAAATGAACACCAAACAGTATATCAGTGGAAGGACCGCCAGGAACCAAAGGACATAA
- the LOC108699072 gene encoding extracellular calcium-sensing receptor, translating into MVYTIMEINASDDLLPNITLGFRHYDSCYNEVRSLMGAEWILSGKENTVLNFNCNKDIMPLAIIGDLISKASIPLARILGLYRYPQVSYRSVHPLLSDKIQFPSFLRTSHNADYEVFALAQLLKYFNWTWVGIIYSDNDLGRSGAQLVTREIENNGGCIAFHEILPIVNFMESIFHILDVIQKSRATVIIAYCTIESFIPLIEEASLHNISNKVWLVTTSWSISSDFTRKEFLTTLNGSLGIATQHGEIPGFKEFLYSIHPSISLDDLLAKTFWENAFRCKWAENENDNNSSSTLLREDIVWCTGKERVDSIDPNIFDVYNFRVTHKVYTAVLTVAHALHQMKNCVPGKGPFKDGSCADIYNHRPWQLLHYIKNIKFSNKAGDEIYFDVNGDVPLYLDILNWQMFPNGSNQYVYIGSFDARAPKGQELKIHENKILWNSGHNQIPVSVCSHPCPRGHRRATIQGQKICCFDCLPCSEGEILNPNDDSECVKCPEDEWPDVMKEKCLPKPIQFLSYDETLGFSLACISVLFCLLTFSVFCLFIVKRKTPIVKANNRELSYLLLISLMFGFLCSLPFIGRPNLKTCMIRQVLFAVIFSFCISVILAKTVTVILIFSATNPDSKLKTLVGLRIPVYIVPVCTMVQLILCIVWLTRAAPFAEFNMAAEIGKIVIECNEGSRVLFSCVLGYMGLLAAISLLVAFLARKLPDTFNETKFITFSMLVFASVWLTFIPAYLSTKGKQMVAVEIFAILSSSAGLLVCIFIPKCYIILLHPEMNTKQYITGRNTRNRGT; encoded by the exons ATGGTGTACACTATAATGGAGATTAATGCATCTGATGATCTTCTGCCCAATATAACACTGGGCTTCAGACACTATGATTCTTGTTACAATGAGGTGCGATCATTAATGGGAGCTGAATGGATTTtgtcaggaaaggaaaatacGGTGCTCAATTTTAACTGCAACAAAGATATCATGCCTTTGGCTATTATTGGTGATTTGATCTCTAAGGCCTCAATACCTTTAGCCAGGATCTTGGGATTGTACAGATACCCTCAG GTCAGCTATCGCTCTGTTCACCCATTACTGAGTGATAAAATACAGTTCCCTTCCTTCCTCAGAACGAGCCATAATGCTGATTATGAGGTTTTTGCACTTGCTCAGTTGTTGAAGTACTTTAACTGGACCTGGGTGGGTATCATATACTCAGACAATGACTTGGGAAGATCAGGGGCTCAACTGGTAACTCGAGAGATTGAGAATAATGGTGGATGCATTGCATTTCATGAGATACTTCCTATAGTCAACTTTATGGAATCCATTTTTCATATTCTTGATGTCATCCAGAAATCCAGGGCAACAGTGATCATTGCGTATTGCACTATAGAAAGCTTCATCCCATTAATTGAGGAGGCATCACTTCATAATATTAGTAACAAAGTGTGGCTGGTCACTACCAGTTGGTCCATATCATCTGACTTTACTAGAAAAGAATTTTTAACTACCTTAAATGGAAGTCTTGGGATAGCAACTCAACATGGGGAAATTCCAGGATTTAAGGAATTTCTTTATAGTATTCATCCTTCCATTTCTTTGGATGATCTTTTGGCAAAGACATTTTGGGAAAATGCGTTTCGCTGCAAGTGggcagaaaatgaaaatgacaaTAATTCATCTTCGACACTGCTTAGAGAAGATATTGTTTGGTGCACAGGAAAGGAGAGAGTGGACAGTATTGATCCCAATATATTTGATGTATACAACTTCAGAGTTACACACAAAGTCTATACTGCAGTCCTCACAGTAGCACATGCTTTGCACCAGATGAAGAACTGTGTTCCAGGGAAAGGACCATTCAAGGATGGATCATGTGCTGATATTTATAATCATCGACCTTGGCag CTTCTTCattacataaaaaacattaagTTCAGCAACAAGGCAGGAgatgaaatatattttgatgtAAATGGGGACGTTCCTCTCTATCTGGACATCTTGAATTGGCAGATGTTCCCTAATGGAAGCAATCAGTATGTCTACATTGGCAGCTTTGATGCACGTGCTCCAAAAGGCCAAGAGCTCAAGATACATGAAAACAAGATTTTATGGAATTCCGGGCACAACCaa ATCCCTGTCTCAGTCTGCAGTCACCCTTGTCCAAGAGGCCACAGAAGAGCCACCATTCAAGGCCAAAAGATCTGCTGCTTTGATTGTCTGCCATGTTCTGAAGGAGAGATTCTCAACCCAAATG ATGACAGTGAATGTGTAAAGTGCCCAGAAGATGAATGGCCTGACGTCATGAAAGAAAAATGCCTTCCAAAACCAATTCAGTTCCTTTCTTATGATGAGACGTTGGGTTTTTCTCTTGCCTGTATTTCAGTCTTGTTTTGTCTGCTTACGTTTTCTGTCTTCTGCCTGTTCATAGTTAAACGGAAGACTCCCATAGTAAAAGCAAATAACAGAGAGCTCAGTTACCTACTTCTCATCTCCCTCATGTTTGGCTTCCTGTGTTCCTTGCCATTCATTGGTAGACCCAACCTGAAGACGTGCATGATACGCCAGGTCCTGtttgctgttattttttcattttgcatttcagTCATCCTAGCAAAGACTGTCACTGTCATACTGATATTTAGTGCCACAAACCCAGACAGTAAGTTGAAAACATTGGTGGGACTGAGAATACCTGTTTATATTGTCCCTGTGTGCACAATGGTTCAGTTAATTCTATGCATTGTTTGGTTGACCAGGGCAGCTCCATTTGCAGAATTCAATATGGCGGCAGAAATAGGGAAAATAGTGATTGAGTGCAATGAAGGCTCTAGGGTGTTATTTTCATGTGTGCTGGGGTATATGGGTTTGTTGGCAGCTATTAGTCTATTAGTTGCCTTTTTGGCGAGGAAGCTCCCTGACACATTTAATGAGACCAAGTTCATTACATTCAGTATGTTGGTATTTGCCAGTGTTTGGCTGACATTTATACCCGCTTACCTCAGTACCAAGGGGAAACAGATGGTGGCAGTAGAAATCTTTGCTATACTatcctcaagtgctggacttcttgtttgtatttttattccaaaatgttatataatattattgcACCCAGAAATGAACACCAAACAGTATATTACTGGAAGGAACACCAGGAACCGAGggacatga
- the LOC108699073 gene encoding extracellular calcium-sensing receptor has product MVYTIMEINASDDLLPNITLGFRLYDSCYNEVRSLMGAEWILSGKENVVPNFNCNKDIMPLAILGDLPTKASLPIARILGLTRYPQVSYGSLHPSLSDKIQFPSFLRTIHNANYEVFALAQLLKYFNWTWVGIISSDNDLGRSGAQLLTREIERNGGCVAFNEILPIVNFMESVFRIIDVIQKSRATVIIVYCTVESFIPFIEEASFRNITDKVWLGTASWTISSDFPKKDFLTTLNGSLGIAAQNGEIPGFKEFLYNIHPSVYLDDLLVKTFWENAFHCIWPKNNTYKNSSLDQLREETVWCTGKERVDSIDPDVFDVYNFRFTHKVYTAVLSVAHALHQMKNCVPGKGPFKDGSCADIYNHKPWQLLYYIKHIKFSNKAGDEIYFNANGDVPLYVDILNWQMFPNGSNQYVHIGGFDARAPKGQELTIQHNKILWNVRHDKIPVSVCSDPCPRGHRRTTIQGQKICCFDCLPCSEGEMLNPKVDSEFLKCPEDEWPDSMKEKCLPKPIQFLSYDETLGFSLACISVLFCLLTFSVFCLFIVKRKTPIVKANNRELSYLLLISLMFGFLCSLPFIGRPNLKTCMIRQVLFAVIFSFCISVILAKTVTVILIFSATNPDSKLKTLVGLRIPVYIVPVCTMVQLILCIVWLARAAPFAEFNMEAEIGKIVIECNEGSRVLFSCVLGYMGLLAAISLLVAFLARKLPDTFNETKFITFSMLVFASVWVTFIPAYLSTKGKQMVAVEIFAILSSSAGLLVCIFIPKCYIILLHPEMNTKQYITGRTTRN; this is encoded by the exons ATGGTATACACTATAATGGAGATTAATGCGTCTGATGATCTTCTGCCCAATATAACACTGGGCTTCAGACTCTATGATTCTTGTTACAATGAGGTTCGATCATTAATGGGAGCTGAATGGATTTTGTCAGGGAAGGAAAATGTAGTTCCCAATTTTAACTGCAACAAAGATATCATGCCGTTGGCTATTCTTGGTGATTTGCCCACTAAGGCTTCGTTACCTATAGCCAGGATCTTAGGATTGACTCGATATCCACAG GTTAGCTACGGATCACTTCACCCTTCATTGAGTGATAAAATACAGTTCCCTTCTTTCCTCAGAACCATCCATAATGCTAACTATGAGGTTTTTGCACTTGCTCAGTTGTTGAAGTACTTTAACTGGACCTGGGTGGGTATCATATCCTCAGACAATGACTTGGGAAGATCAGGGGCTCAGCTGCTAACTCGAGAGATTGAAAGGAATGGTGGATGTGTTGCATTTAATGAGATACTTCCTATAGTCAACTTTATGGAGTCCGTTTTCCGTATCATtgatgttatccagaaatccagagCAACAGTGATCATTGTGTACTGCACTGTAGAAAGCTTCATCCCATTCATTGAAGAGGCATCTTTTCGCAATATCACTGACAAAGTATGGCTGGGCACTGCCAGTTGGACCATATCATCTGACTTCCCTAAAAAAGACTTTCTAACTACCTTAAACGGAAGTCTTGGAATAGCTGCTCAAAATGGGGAAATTCCAGGATTTAAGGAGTTTCTTTATAACATTCACCCTTCTGTTTATTTGGATGATCTTTTGGTAAAGACATTTTGGGAGAATGCTTTTCActgcatttggccaaaaaataATACCTACAAGAATTCATCTCTGGACCAGCTTAGAGAAGAAACTGTTTGGTGCACAGGAAAGGAGAGAGTGGACAGTATTGATCCTGATGTATTTGATGTATACAACTTCAGATTTACACACAAAGTCTATACTGCTGTTCTCTCAGTAGCACATGCTTTGCACCAGATGAAGAACTGTGTTCCAGGGAAAGGACCATTCAAGGATGGATCATGTGCTGATATTTATAATCATAAACCTTGGCAG CTGCTTTATTACATAAAACATATTAAGTTCAGCAACAAGGCAGgagatgaaatatattttaatgcaaatgGGGATGTTCCTCTCTATGTGGACATCTTGAACTGGCAGATGTTCCCTAATGGAAGCAATCAGTATGTCCACATTGGTGGCTTTGATGCACGTGCTCCAAAAGGCCAAGAACTCACGATACAGCACAACAAGATTTTATGGAATGTCAGACATGACAAA ATCCCTGTCTCAGTCTGCAGTGACCCTTGTCCAAGAGGCCACAGAAGAACCACCATTCAAGGCCAAAAGATCTGCTGTTTTGATTGTCTGCCATGTTCAGAAGGAGAGATGCTCAACCCAAAAG TTGACAGTGAATTTCTAAAGTGCCCAGAAGACGAATGGCCTGACAGCATGAAAGAAAAATGCCTTCCAAAACCAATTCAGTTCCTTTCTTATGATGAGACGTTGGGTTTTTCTCTTGCCTGTATTTCAGTCTTGTTTTGTCTGCTTACGTTTTCTGTCTTCTGCCTGTTCATAGTTAAACGGAAGACTCCCATAGTAAAAGCAAATAACAGAGAGCTCAGTTACCTACTTCTCATCTCCCTCATGTTTGGCTTCCTGTGTTCCTTGCCATTCATTGGTAGACCCAACCTGAAGACGTGCATGATACGCCAGGTCCTGtttgctgttattttttcattttgcatttcagTCATCCTAGCAAAGACTGTGACTGTCATACTGATATTTAGTGCCACAAACCCAGACAGTAAGTTGAAAACATTGGTGGGACTGAGAATACCTGTTTATATTGTCCCTGTGTGCACAATGGTTCAGTTAATTCTATGCATTGTTTGGTTGGCCAGGGCAGCTCCATTTGCAGAATTCAATATGGAGGCAGAAATAGGGAAAATAGTGATTGAGTGCAATGAAGGCTCTAGGGTGTTATTTTCATGTGTGCTGGGGTATATGGGTTTGTTGGCAGCTATCAGTCTATTAGTTGCCTTTTTGGCGAGGAAGCTCCCTGACACATTTAATGAGACCAAATTCATTACATTCAGTATGTTGGTATTTGCCAGTGTTTGGGTGACATTTATACCCGCTTACCTCAGTACCAAGGGGAAACAGATGGTGGCAGTAGAAATCTTTGCTATACTatcctcaagtgctggacttcttgtttgtatttttattccaaaatgttatataatattattgcACCCAGAAATGAACACCAAACAGTATATCACTGGAAGGACCACCAGGAACTGA